TACGACTTGCCTGGCTTTGGACGCACCTTAATATAGAATCTTTCGCCATCAAAAGAATAGTCCTCAAGTTCAACACCGGTCGACGCGTAGAAATCACCCTTTGACAATGCTGTTAACACTGCTTTAGGTGTCAACTCTGGCACTTTTGCTACTACCCACCCTTTTCCGGGTCCGTTAGGTCCAGTAGGGCCGTCTTTGATTGAATGCATGTCGTCTGTCGCCGCAGCATAAACCTCCTTGCCATTTGATAATAAGTAGTCCCAAATTTGTTCAGTTGAGAGTCGTGCAAGGTTTCCTTCATTTAAACTGCCGTTGCCCATATTGGCAATCTCAAGAATGTACGGTCCATCGATATAAAGCAGGTCAGTGTGCAAAAGGCCTTTTTCCCAATTTGGGTGATTGACCATTGGTATTCCACCTGCGTCTCGAATGGTTTCAACAAGACGACGTACGCTTCTTCCTGCATTAAGAGTTCTGTTTGGGGCTTTAATTGTCTCTGTTATGCCAAAAGCATTTGCATGAATTGGCGACTCCTTGCCAGGCATTGCTAATTCCTCTCCTGTGATGAGAATGAAGTTATCGTTCGGATTGTTATCCAAAGGAACTGGGTCTGTCAATTTCTCATGGTCCGTGATTGCTAGAAAATTATAGCCATTTTCTCTATACCAATCGGCTACTACTTGTGGCGGACTGTCGCCATCGCTATTGGTTGTGTGGGCATGGAGACTTCCCCTAGCCCACATCCACTTTTCTACTTTTGCGGCGTTTGAGATATTACTAACCGTAAGGAAAATTAGCAGAGATGCGAAGAATATGCGCTTCAACTTTATACTCCTTCTTTAGTTTTAGCGTTTGGTAGTGAAAGATTTTCAACTGTCTTCAAAACGCATTTGCACTGCATACTATTTGTCGATTTTATATATTCACCGCTTGGCCGTTTATCTCCTTTACTCAT
This region of Armatimonadota bacterium genomic DNA includes:
- a CDS encoding CehA/McbA family metallohydrolase, which gives rise to MKRIFFASLLIFLTVSNISNAAKVEKWMWARGSLHAHTTNSDGDSPPQVVADWYRENGYNFLAITDHEKLTDPVPLDNNPNDNFILITGEELAMPGKESPIHANAFGITETIKAPNRTLNAGRSVRRLVETIRDAGGIPMVNHPNWEKGLLHTDLLYIDGPYILEIANMGNGSLNEGNLARLSTEQIWDYLLSNGKEVYAAATDDMHSIKDGPTGPNGPGKGWVVAKVPELTPKAVLTALSKGDFYASTGVELEDYSFDGERFYIKVRPKPGKSYMIRFVGKWGSILQETMGTSAIYKVNRKQEPNSYIRCKVICSDETVAWTQAFRID